In Mastomys coucha isolate ucsf_1 unplaced genomic scaffold, UCSF_Mcou_1 pScaffold5, whole genome shotgun sequence, one genomic interval encodes:
- the Atpaf2 gene encoding ATP synthase mitochondrial F1 complex assembly factor 2 isoform X2 encodes MHLTTLCNTSLDNPTQRNKDQLIRAAVKFLDTDTICYRVEEPETLVELQKNEWDPIIEWAEKRYGMEIGSSTSIMGPSIPTQTREVLTSHLSSYNMWALQGIEFVVAQLKSMLLTLGLIDLRLTVEQAVLLSRLEEEYQIQKWGNIEWAHDYELQELRARTAAGTLFVHLCSESSTVKHKLLQE; translated from the exons ATGCACCTG ACCACATTGTGCAACACATCCTTGGACAACCCAACCCAGCGAAACAAAGACCAGCTGATCCGGGCAGCTGTGAAGTTTCTAGACACTGACACCATCTG CTACAGGGTGGAAGAGCCAGAGACATTAGTGGAACTTCAAAAGAATGAATGGGATCCCATCATAGAGTGGGCTGAGAAAAG GTATGGTATGGAGATCGGCTCCTCCACCAGCATAATGGGGCCCAGCATCCCTACCCAGACCCGAGAGGTGCTTACCAGCCACTTGTCCTCTTACAACATGTGGGCCCTGCAAG GGATTGAGTTTGTAGTAGCCCAGCTCAAATCTATGTTGCTGACTTTGGGCCTGATTGACTTGCGCCTGACTGTGGAACAAGCTGTGCTTCTGTCACGCCTAGAGGAAGAGTACCAG ATCCAGAAGTGGGGCAACATTGAGTGGGCTCACGACTATGAGCTCCAGGAGCTGCGGGCTCGCACTGCCGCTGGCACCCTTTTTGTCCACCTCTGTTCAGAAAGCTCTACAGTCAAGCACAAGCTCCTGCAAGAGTGA